A window of Bacillus toyonensis BCT-7112 genomic DNA:
TTACAGTACAAAATATTACTAATTTCCCGCCACTTTTGAACATTTTTTTAAAGTTCGGTTTGTTATACAGCGGTGTTGGAATGGGTCTTTTATTTATTTTATTTTGCATACGTTATATTCACTATCAATCGTATATATTTATTTTAAATTGGTTAAAGCAAGATGATAGAAACCGCCTTACATAAGGTGGTTTTTTATTTGTAATTGTAACGGAACTTGTACATTTTACATAAAATAGGACGAGTAGCAATGTAAACCTATTACACGAAAGAAAGGAACGAGACAGTGATATGAAACTTGTAATAGACGCAGGTCACGGTGGATATGATTCTGGTGCTGTTGGTAATGGTTTAGTAGAAAAAAACTTAACACTTCAAATAGCGAGACGTGTGCGAGACATTCTATCTGCAAACTACCCAATTACTATTAAAATGACACGTGATAGTGATGTATTTATCTCTTTATCAGAACGTGCTAATATCGCTAATTCTTTTGGAGCAGATTACTTTATCTCATTTCATATAAATAGTGGCGGTGGAACTGGATTTGAAAGTTATATTTATAATGGGTTATCTAACAGTAGCTCCGCATATGCAAAGCAACAAAAAATTCATGCAGCAGTCAATCCTGTATTAACAAAATACGGCCTTCGTGACCGAGGGGCAAAAAAAGCAAATTATGCAGTACTAAGAGAGACTGCAATGGATGCAATTTTAACTGAGACTGCTTTTATTGATACAACGTTTGATGCAAATTTATTGAAAAACCCACAATTTATTGAAGATCTATGTCAAGCATATGTAAACGGAATAGCAGCTATTTTTGGAGTAGCTCCGAATCCAAATCCTCCAAATCCACAACCTCCAAATCCACAACCTCCAAACCCTCAGCCAACACCACAAACGAAGGGAATTGCTTATATACTTGGGAAAAATGTAAATTTAAGAAGTGGCCCATCAACATCATCTTCAGTAATTCGCCAATTAAACTCTCCAGAATCGTATGTCGTATATCAAGAAAGTAACGGATGGTTAGACTTAGGTAACGGACAGTGGGTGTATTATGACCCGTCTTACATTAATTTTGTAAAGACGAGCAATAGTGATGGTAGCGCAATCGGTGTCGCATATATACAAGGAACGAATGTGAATTTAAGAAGTGGTCCATCAACATCTTCTTCAGTAATTCGTAAATTAAATAAACCAGAATCTTATTTAGTATTTATTAATCAAAACAGTTGGTTGAACCTTGGTGGAAATCAGTGGGTGTATAATGATCCATCATATATTAAATATAATCGATATTAGGAAATAAATTTATAATGTAATATGAATGCGTATCTATATATAACATAGATACGCATTTTAAGAACGGCCATTATTTACATACTTATACAGATAGTTTCAAAAAGAAACATTTGAATAACGGATAGAATCTAAATAGTATATATTAAAAAAGTTCTCTGATATACATTGACAATGTATGTAATATACATTAACCTTTAGTTGTTAATGATAATCGATTTCATCTAGGGAGGACATATGTTACATACTAAAAAAATGTTTATGTTCTGCATTATGATACTTATGGTTATAATCGCAGGGTGTAGTAAAGAAGAAAAAAAAGAAAATGATCCATCAGCTAAAGCGAAAGATTCTTATACTGTAAAGCATGCAATGGGGGAAACAACAGTAAATGGTACACCTAAAAAAGTTGTTGTTTTAACAAATGAAGGTGCAGAGGCTCTTCTAGCTGTGGGAGTAACGCCAGTTGGAACTACGAAACCGCGTGCGGGTGATGAATGGTACCCTCATTTAGCGAAAGAGTTAAAAGATACGAAAGTTGTAGGAACTGAGCGTGATATTAATTTAGAGGCAGTAATGAAGCTTAAGCCGGATTTAATTATCGGGAATAAAATGCGTCATGAAAAAATATATGAACAATTGAAAGAAATCGCGCCAACTGTATACGCTGAAACATTGCGTGGAGATTGGAAGGAAAACTTTACGCTCTATACAAAGGCTGTAAATAAAGAAAAAGAAGGTCAAAAGGCAATTGAAGATTATAAAAAGCGTATTGAAGGAATGAAAGAGAAGCTAGGAGATAAATTAAGCTCTAAAGTTTCTATTATTCGCTTCGTTCCAGGTGATGTTCGTATATATCAAAAGAACTCATTCTCAGGTGTTGTTTTAAACGATATTGGATTTAAACGACCACCATTACAAGATAAAGATGAATTTGCGATAAAAGGAATTACAAAAGAACAAATTCCAAATATGGACGGGGACTACTTATTCTATTTCACATCTGATAAAGATGGCGATAAGAAGAATGAAGGAAACACGTTAGCAAAAGAATGGACAGAAGACCCACTCTTTAAGCAGCTACAAGCCTCTAAAAATAATAAAGTATTCCAAGTAGATGAAGTAATTTGGAATACAGCAGGCGGTATTAAAGCAGCAAACCTAATGCTAGATGATATTGAAAAATATTTTCTGAAATAAAGTTGAACCAATCAGGCGATTACGGGCCGTTATCTCCCACCTAACCTTGAGGTGAGAGTTTTACTGCCCGTCAATAGCGGGATAAATGAATGGCTGAGTGCATCACTTTAAATAGGTGATGCATTTTTTATTTATATAAATACAGAAAATTCCTTTTTTTCAGTCGTTTTAAGTTGTACAATAAAATCAATCACGTAATAAAGGAGTGGGAAGGAATGAAAGCTACTCATAAAGATTGGATTTTGTTTAATGGGAGAATTGTAAATACGAAGAAAGAACAGCCGATGGTTGCATTAGAAGAGCGAGGTTTCCAATTTGGTGATGGTATATATGAGGTATTCAGACTATACGATGGGAAGCCACATTTATTAGATTTACATTTGGAGCGTTTTTTTAAATCAATGGAAGAAATTAAACTCATTGCACCATTTACAAAGGAAGAGTTAGTAGAAGAGCTACATCAAATGATTGAAAAAAATCAATTTCAAGAAGATGGTAATGTATATTTACAAATATCAAGAGGTGCTCAAGCAAGAAACCATGTATATGAAAAAGACCTTCAACCAACGTATTTTGCAAATATTGTTTCGTTCCCAAGACCAGTCGCTACGATGGAAGTCGGTATAAAAGTAACGATAGAGGAGGATATAAGATGGAAATTTTGTCATATAAAATCATTAAATCTACTTCCTAATATCATGATTAAAAATAAAATAAATGAACAAGGATATCAAGAAGCGATTTTAGTGCGAGATGGAGTTGTAACAGAGGGATGTCATTCTAATTTTTTCATAGTAAAAAATGATAAACTGATTACACATCCAGCTGATCACTTTATTTTGCATGGTATTACTCGCTATTATGTTATAACATTAGCGAAAGAGTTACATATCGAAGTAGAAGAACGAGAATTTTCATTACAAGAGGTATATGAGGCGGATGAGTGCTTTTTTACAGCGACACCACTCGAAATATTCCCGGTTGTTCAAATTGGCGATGAACAGTTTGCTAGCGGCGAAAGAGGACCAATTACGAAAAAACTACAATCTGCATATGAAGAAAGTATTAGTTTGTTTAAAGTGACAAATTAATAATGAAGAAAAAAGCTGGTATTCCCCCAGCTTTTTTTCATGATATAATTCAAACATAGGACAGGTTTTGAAAACGCTGTAAAAGGGGATTTAATGTATGAATTATGAAGCTTTTAAAGAGGTAATCCACGGAAGAAGAAGTGTTAGAAAGTTTACAGAACAAGAAGTATCTACTA
This region includes:
- a CDS encoding N-acetylmuramoyl-L-alanine amidase, translated to MKLVIDAGHGGYDSGAVGNGLVEKNLTLQIARRVRDILSANYPITIKMTRDSDVFISLSERANIANSFGADYFISFHINSGGGTGFESYIYNGLSNSSSAYAKQQKIHAAVNPVLTKYGLRDRGAKKANYAVLRETAMDAILTETAFIDTTFDANLLKNPQFIEDLCQAYVNGIAAIFGVAPNPNPPNPQPPNPQPPNPQPTPQTKGIAYILGKNVNLRSGPSTSSSVIRQLNSPESYVVYQESNGWLDLGNGQWVYYDPSYINFVKTSNSDGSAIGVAYIQGTNVNLRSGPSTSSSVIRKLNKPESYLVFINQNSWLNLGGNQWVYNDPSYIKYNRY
- the dat gene encoding D-amino-acid transaminase; its protein translation is MKATHKDWILFNGRIVNTKKEQPMVALEERGFQFGDGIYEVFRLYDGKPHLLDLHLERFFKSMEEIKLIAPFTKEELVEELHQMIEKNQFQEDGNVYLQISRGAQARNHVYEKDLQPTYFANIVSFPRPVATMEVGIKVTIEEDIRWKFCHIKSLNLLPNIMIKNKINEQGYQEAILVRDGVVTEGCHSNFFIVKNDKLITHPADHFILHGITRYYVITLAKELHIEVEEREFSLQEVYEADECFFTATPLEIFPVVQIGDEQFASGERGPITKKLQSAYEESISLFKVTN
- a CDS encoding ABC transporter substrate-binding protein, translating into MLHTKKMFMFCIMILMVIIAGCSKEEKKENDPSAKAKDSYTVKHAMGETTVNGTPKKVVVLTNEGAEALLAVGVTPVGTTKPRAGDEWYPHLAKELKDTKVVGTERDINLEAVMKLKPDLIIGNKMRHEKIYEQLKEIAPTVYAETLRGDWKENFTLYTKAVNKEKEGQKAIEDYKKRIEGMKEKLGDKLSSKVSIIRFVPGDVRIYQKNSFSGVVLNDIGFKRPPLQDKDEFAIKGITKEQIPNMDGDYLFYFTSDKDGDKKNEGNTLAKEWTEDPLFKQLQASKNNKVFQVDEVIWNTAGGIKAANLMLDDIEKYFLK